One Thermococcus kodakarensis KOD1 genomic window carries:
- a CDS encoding YiiX/YebB-like N1pC/P60 family cysteine hydrolase, which yields MRKVGIAALVLLLLGATLPSASAGDLINYIWDTRTYQHPYPTDIRPGDLVYGHSPDLFNAIIPGFWVHVAIVAWYNDTIDDWMVIEAKIGKGIIISPLREFLSRYDIVALQRVKTTDDVRQKAVEFAYQQLGKPYNYNYIGKPEVYDDKYYCSQLVWAAYLVASNYQINLDENDGGWSWKYFYSVAPQEVYDDPMTYTLYYDEA from the coding sequence ATGAGAAAGGTTGGAATAGCAGCCCTGGTGCTCCTCCTTCTGGGAGCGACCCTTCCAAGCGCCAGCGCCGGCGACCTCATAAACTACATCTGGGACACCAGAACCTACCAGCACCCCTACCCGACCGACATCAGACCGGGCGACCTCGTCTACGGCCACAGCCCAGACCTCTTCAACGCCATAATTCCAGGCTTCTGGGTGCATGTTGCGATAGTCGCCTGGTACAACGACACCATTGACGACTGGATGGTTATAGAGGCCAAAATAGGCAAGGGCATCATCATCAGCCCGCTAAGGGAGTTCCTCAGCAGGTACGACATCGTCGCCCTCCAGCGCGTCAAGACAACCGACGACGTCAGGCAGAAGGCAGTTGAGTTCGCCTACCAGCAGCTCGGCAAGCCCTACAACTACAACTACATCGGCAAGCCGGAGGTCTACGACGACAAGTACTACTGCTCCCAGCTCGTCTGGGCGGCCTACCTCGTCGCCAGCAACTACCAGATAAACCTCGACGAGAACGACGGCGGATGGAGCTGGAAGTACTTCTACTCGGTCGCTCCGCAAGAAGTTTACGACGACCCGATGACTTACACCCTCTATTACGACGAGGCCTGA
- a CDS encoding ATPase domain-containing protein, translated as MELIPTGIPSLDKALNGGFSRGSTILLAGNPGSGKTHLAIHVLYNNMRRGLKGVYVSFAETKKQFYRNALQSGIDLSKMEGVNLFRFYDMLTVPKDELEGMIAFLIDDIVEFKPDIIVFDSVTVFGQMFGEEYLRSFLHSIIGRLVNAFDALAILIDEIPYGEKRVGFGLEEFVVDGVIVLELERMGEVIRRYLTIPKMRGRPLKRAAYEYVITDRGLEVLAIPELEFTESEAPKSRLKTGILGLDELLGGGLYEGSITLIAGPTGSGKTILALNLASNLSKSGKKVLYIAYEESLAALRDTLEKLGLEENFRIVSMVPEGRTPVEYYALIKDLIEKEGFDVLVIDSLSAMESHMDEKEFIKAVRYLQLLTKEKGVTFVLTYITGSTYKLATTGFSTLVDNLIFLTYDVPERVGESLKRHILVLKARRSRNDPTLKDFTIGEGGIRIE; from the coding sequence ATGGAACTGATACCAACCGGAATACCCAGTCTTGATAAGGCCCTGAACGGCGGGTTCTCGAGGGGTTCAACGATTCTTCTTGCGGGGAACCCTGGAAGCGGCAAGACACATCTCGCAATCCACGTTCTCTACAACAACATGAGGAGGGGGTTAAAGGGGGTTTACGTCTCCTTTGCGGAGACTAAGAAGCAGTTCTACAGGAACGCGCTCCAGAGCGGGATCGACCTGTCGAAGATGGAGGGGGTCAACCTCTTCAGGTTCTACGACATGCTGACAGTCCCCAAAGACGAGCTTGAGGGTATGATTGCATTCCTCATCGACGATATCGTCGAGTTCAAGCCAGATATAATAGTTTTTGACTCCGTTACCGTGTTTGGCCAGATGTTTGGTGAAGAGTACCTGCGCTCTTTCCTCCACTCCATCATAGGGCGTCTGGTCAACGCCTTCGACGCGCTGGCCATCCTCATAGACGAAATACCCTACGGTGAGAAGAGGGTTGGATTTGGTCTTGAGGAGTTCGTCGTGGACGGCGTCATCGTTCTCGAGCTGGAGAGGATGGGCGAGGTGATAAGGAGGTACCTCACGATACCCAAGATGCGCGGCAGGCCGCTCAAGCGCGCCGCCTACGAGTACGTGATAACCGATAGAGGCCTCGAAGTCCTCGCCATTCCCGAGCTTGAGTTCACTGAGAGCGAAGCTCCAAAGTCCAGGCTCAAGACCGGAATTCTCGGTCTGGACGAACTCCTTGGCGGCGGCCTTTATGAGGGCAGCATAACCCTGATAGCGGGTCCAACGGGGTCAGGAAAGACGATACTGGCCCTTAACCTCGCGTCTAACCTATCAAAATCCGGAAAAAAGGTTCTTTACATAGCCTACGAGGAGAGCCTCGCGGCTCTAAGGGACACTCTGGAAAAGCTCGGCCTTGAGGAGAACTTCAGGATAGTCTCGATGGTTCCGGAGGGAAGGACTCCCGTCGAGTACTATGCCCTGATAAAGGACCTCATTGAAAAGGAGGGCTTTGACGTCCTCGTGATAGACTCCCTATCAGCCATGGAGAGCCACATGGACGAGAAGGAGTTCATAAAGGCCGTCCGCTACCTCCAGCTCCTAACGAAGGAGAAGGGGGTAACCTTCGTACTGACATACATCACGGGGAGTACCTACAAGCTCGCAACCACGGGCTTCAGCACCCTCGTGGACAACCTCATATTCCTGACCTACGACGTGCCTGAGAGAGTCGGGGAGTCCCTAAAGAGGCACATCCTCGTGCTCAAGGCGAGGCGCTCAAGGAACGACCCAACGCTGAAGGACTTCACCATCGGCGAGGGGGGGATAAGGATTGAGTGA
- a CDS encoding YbjQ family protein, which produces METVEGIMVVTTETIPGYRIVEVKGIARGGIVKATHIGRDIMAVLRNIKGGEVREYTQMMAEAREEALRRMALHAKELGANAVVNVRFATSNVGSSVAEVYAYGTAVVVEKEE; this is translated from the coding sequence ATGGAGACCGTTGAAGGAATTATGGTCGTAACGACCGAAACGATTCCCGGCTACCGCATCGTCGAGGTCAAGGGCATAGCGAGGGGCGGCATAGTCAAGGCCACACACATAGGCAGGGACATAATGGCCGTCCTAAGGAACATCAAGGGTGGCGAAGTCAGAGAGTACACTCAAATGATGGCAGAGGCGAGGGAAGAAGCTTTAAGGAGGATGGCGCTCCACGCCAAGGAGCTTGGCGCCAACGCCGTAGTTAACGTCCGCTTCGCAACATCAAACGTTGGTTCGAGCGTGGCAGAGGTCTACGCCTACGGGACTGCAGTAGTTGTTGAGAAGGAGGAGTGA
- a CDS encoding METTL5 family protein, translating into MKKKHLAMLLSRLRGFESPKPELEQYRTPGDVAAELLWLAHSLGEVEGKVIADLGAGTGVLGIGAVLLGAENVYAVERDKEALEIARENARSLGVEDKIEFVNADVSEFSVNVDTVIMNPPFGSQVKHADRPFLIKAFEVSDVVYSIHLAKPEVRAFIEAFVRDNGFVITHRLTLPFEIPAQFHFHRKRLERILVDVYRFERKIEKAIL; encoded by the coding sequence ATGAAAAAAAAGCACCTTGCAATGCTCCTTTCCAGGCTTAGGGGCTTTGAGAGTCCCAAACCAGAACTGGAGCAGTACAGGACTCCCGGTGATGTGGCCGCGGAGCTTTTGTGGTTAGCCCACTCCCTCGGCGAAGTTGAGGGGAAGGTCATCGCGGATCTGGGTGCTGGTACCGGTGTTTTGGGCATCGGTGCAGTCCTGCTGGGCGCTGAAAATGTCTATGCCGTCGAGAGGGACAAAGAAGCGCTTGAAATCGCCCGTGAGAACGCACGCTCACTCGGCGTCGAAGACAAAATCGAGTTCGTAAACGCGGACGTTTCGGAGTTCTCGGTAAATGTTGATACAGTCATAATGAACCCTCCCTTTGGAAGCCAGGTAAAGCACGCCGACAGGCCTTTCCTCATCAAGGCCTTTGAGGTGAGCGACGTTGTTTACTCGATTCACCTTGCAAAGCCCGAGGTGAGGGCATTTATAGAGGCCTTCGTCAGGGACAACGGGTTCGTCATAACCCACCGATTGACACTGCCCTTCGAAATCCCGGCCCAGTTCCACTTCCACAGGAAGAGGCTTGAGAGGATACTGGTTGATGTTTACAGGTTTGAGCGGAAAATCGAAAAAGCTATATTGTAA
- the dph2 gene encoding diphthamide biosynthesis enzyme Dph2, which yields MHEIPFGEVLEKLRGLNAHRVLIQTPEGLKREAQELADFLEENGIEAIISGDINYGACDPADSEAKRLGCDALIHLGHSYMQLHLEVPTIFVPAFAKVDVVPALEKNLEEIRKLGKRIVLVTTAQHIHGLERAKEFLEKNGFEVLIGRGDSRVSWPGQVLGCNFSAAKVDADGVLFIGAGYFHPIGVAMAVKKPTLAINPYSGDAIWMDTEAERLVRKRWAQIAKAMDAQRFGVITSTKKGQLRLAEAKRVVKLLREYGKYARLLTMNHISYQALEGFDFDAYVVVACPRVPIDDYENWRKPVLTPREVEILLGLREDYEFDEILGAERREDEPIGISLRH from the coding sequence ATGCATGAGATTCCATTCGGCGAGGTACTCGAAAAGCTCCGCGGGCTTAACGCTCACAGGGTTCTCATCCAGACTCCAGAGGGCCTCAAGAGGGAGGCTCAGGAGTTAGCTGACTTCCTTGAGGAGAACGGAATTGAGGCGATAATAAGCGGAGACATCAACTACGGTGCCTGTGATCCGGCCGACAGTGAGGCAAAGAGGCTCGGGTGCGACGCGCTGATTCATCTCGGACACTCCTACATGCAGCTCCACCTTGAGGTTCCTACTATCTTCGTGCCTGCTTTCGCGAAAGTTGACGTAGTCCCAGCCCTTGAGAAGAACCTCGAAGAAATCAGGAAGCTCGGGAAAAGGATAGTCCTCGTCACGACGGCCCAGCACATCCACGGGCTTGAAAGGGCGAAGGAGTTCCTAGAAAAGAACGGTTTTGAGGTCTTAATCGGGAGGGGAGATTCTCGCGTCAGCTGGCCGGGGCAGGTTCTTGGGTGCAACTTCAGCGCTGCCAAGGTTGACGCCGATGGAGTTCTCTTTATAGGCGCGGGCTACTTCCACCCGATTGGCGTTGCGATGGCCGTTAAGAAGCCAACGCTCGCGATCAACCCCTACTCGGGCGATGCCATCTGGATGGACACGGAAGCGGAGAGGCTCGTAAGGAAGCGCTGGGCGCAGATAGCCAAGGCGATGGATGCGCAGAGGTTCGGCGTGATAACGAGCACGAAAAAGGGTCAGCTCCGCCTAGCAGAGGCAAAGAGGGTTGTTAAACTCCTCCGTGAGTACGGAAAGTACGCGAGGCTTTTGACGATGAACCACATAAGCTATCAGGCTTTAGAGGGCTTCGACTTCGATGCCTACGTCGTCGTTGCCTGCCCGAGGGTTCCAATAGACGACTACGAGAACTGGAGGAAGCCCGTGCTTACTCCGAGGGAGGTTGAAATTCTCCTCGGGCTGAGAGAAGACTACGAGTTCGACGAGATTCTCGGGGCGGAGAGAAGGGAAGACGAGCCTATTGGTATAAGCTTGCGCCACTGA
- a CDS encoding NitrOD5 domain-containing protein, whose protein sequence is MKAELNRALIVATAKELLSQFGPHFLPTLEAYLRAKYNATLEIAGEDPAKFYRAVEELFGEFGASMFFYNLLMELHLKPDKRDKETVIALLKKFAGVEDGE, encoded by the coding sequence ATGAAGGCCGAGCTCAACCGCGCCCTCATAGTCGCGACTGCTAAGGAGCTCCTGAGCCAGTTCGGCCCCCACTTCCTACCGACCCTTGAGGCCTACCTCAGGGCCAAATACAACGCAACCCTTGAGATAGCCGGTGAAGACCCCGCAAAGTTCTACAGAGCCGTGGAGGAGCTGTTCGGCGAGTTCGGAGCGTCAATGTTCTTCTACAACCTGCTGATGGAGCTCCACCTCAAGCCGGATAAAAGGGACAAGGAGACCGTGATTGCCCTCCTGAAGAAGTTCGCTGGTGTTGAGGATGGGGAGTGA